A part of Diprion similis isolate iyDipSimi1 chromosome 12, iyDipSimi1.1, whole genome shotgun sequence genomic DNA contains:
- the LOC124413657 gene encoding uncharacterized protein LOC124413657: protein MRVVAILVTILAVSLAAPSGPGFYSEEADASKKVEKFSLEGPLLQDENISLKKEVETQEVPEVVAVDDEEKNDANEAPYRKPTIDDYRDLCRTSNGVSYGEVAIFGEKLGDDAPQEMKCYVQCIQEYLEDKREKIMKKYNDIFWKTIEVVDETRDQAAKLKICENIGWKIQEPALLV from the exons ATGAGAGTCGTTGCCATTCTCGTCACCATTTTGGCAGTCTCATTG GCTGCCCCATCAGGACCAGGATTTTACTCTGAGGAGGCGGATGCGTCGAAGAAGGTAGAGAAGTTCTCCCTTGAAGGTCCTCTTCTGCAGGACGAAAACATCAGTTTGAAAAAGGAGGTGGAGACTCAAGAAGTACCGGAAGTTGTTGCGGTTGATGATGAGGAAAAGAATGATGCCAACGAGGCCCCGTACAGGAAGCCGACCATCGACGATTACAGGGATCTGTGCCGAACGAGCAATGGAGTCTCATACGGAGAAGTTGCGATTTTCGGTGAGAAGTTGGGCGATGATGCTCCACAGGAAATGAAATGCTACGTTCAGTGCATACAGGAGTATCTTGAAGAC AAACGCgagaaaataatgaagaaGTATAATGACATATTTTGGAAGACCATAGAGGTCGTGGATGAGACTAGAGACCAGGCTGCAAAGTTAAAAATCTGCGAAAACATAG GTTGGAAAATACAGGAGCCGGCGCTCCTCGTGTGA
- the LOC124413326 gene encoding uncharacterized protein LOC124413326, with product MNYLLLTFACLSVIVGTIAAELADHHVEIRKKCSAENHLDKVSVNAVYLANPKSNCYLKCFLESNKLINAYGEFDIPAALMLMDPSIREQARPLAEKCDRYNSKIEDLCDKSHAVIDCFFKEAPALFPQLGIFEPPQL from the exons ATGAACTACTTGCTTTTGACATTCGCCTGCCTGTCCGTTATCGTAGGG accaTAGCTGCAGAATTAGCTGACCATCATGTGGAAATCAGGAAGAAGTGTTCAGCCGAAAATCATTTGGACAAAG TATCAGTCAACGCGGTGTATTTAGCAAATCCAAAGTCAAATTGCTACCTGAAATGTTTCCTCGAGAGCAACAAATTG ATCAATGCATACGGTGAGTTTGACATTCCCGCGGCACTCATGCTCATGGACCCGTCAATTCGCGAACAGGCCAGACCATTGGCGGAGAAATGTGACAGATATAACTCGAAAATTGAGGATTTATGCGATAAGTCGCACGCAGTGATAGATTGCTTCTTCAAGGAAGCTCCAGCG CTCTTCCCACAGCTGGGAATATTCGAGCCTCCTCAACTCTGA
- the LOC124413325 gene encoding general odorant-binding protein 69a-like isoform X2, whose translation MRGPTSVLILVLFAAILQSQQAKANVRKECRRASGVSWASLKRLKKGNFEEVDSKLKCYLKCFMVKNGVMSEDNEIEIENTMRHLPRKLQSGSREILERCKTMRGEDSCDTAFQIAKCYITAHPEVLRRVALV comes from the exons ATGAGAGGCCCAACGAGCGTCTTGATCCTGGTCCTCTTCGCAGCAATTCTCCAG AGCCAGCAGGCGAAGGCGAACGTGAGGAAGGAGTGTCGCAGGGCGAGCGGCGTCTCCTGGG CTTCCCTGAAGCGGTTGAAGAAAGGCAACTTCGAGGAAGTcgattcgaaattgaaatgCTACCTGAAATGCTTTATGGTGAAGAACGGAGTTATGAGCGAGGACAACGAGATAGAGATTGAAAATACCATGAGGCACTTGCCGAGGAAGCTGCAGAGCGGATCGCGCGAAATATTAGAGAGATGCAAAACTATGC GTGGTGAGGATTCGTGCGACACGGCTTTCCAGATAGCTAAATGCTACATCACGGCGCACCCAGAG GTATTGCGGAGGGTTGCTTTGGTGTGA
- the LOC124413325 gene encoding general odorant-binding protein 56d-like isoform X1 — protein MRGPTSVLILVLFAAILQSQQAKANVRKECRRASGVSWASLKRLKKGNFEEVDSKLKCYLKCFMVKNGVMSEDNEIEIENTMRHLPRKLQSGSREILERCKTMRGEDSCDTAFQIAKCYITAHPEVRNKVWNQGGTSRKSFELVRRRYSASN, from the exons ATGAGAGGCCCAACGAGCGTCTTGATCCTGGTCCTCTTCGCAGCAATTCTCCAG AGCCAGCAGGCGAAGGCGAACGTGAGGAAGGAGTGTCGCAGGGCGAGCGGCGTCTCCTGGG CTTCCCTGAAGCGGTTGAAGAAAGGCAACTTCGAGGAAGTcgattcgaaattgaaatgCTACCTGAAATGCTTTATGGTGAAGAACGGAGTTATGAGCGAGGACAACGAGATAGAGATTGAAAATACCATGAGGCACTTGCCGAGGAAGCTGCAGAGCGGATCGCGCGAAATATTAGAGAGATGCAAAACTATGC GTGGTGAGGATTCGTGCGACACGGCTTTCCAGATAGCTAAATGCTACATCACGGCGCACCCAGAGGTGAGAAACAAGGTTTGGAACCAGGGAGGCACGAGTAGAAAAAGCTTTGAGCTGGTCAGACGGCGATATTCAGCTTCGAACTGA
- the LOC124413324 gene encoding uncharacterized protein LOC124413324 → MRERESLIYTRFKGQECIQNRFDHSRLNFAVTKVKMNKLVLIGILCVCVATALKPRADTKAKCYAQTGLAVDDVKAMKTSTPKPEQQKLIVEYLACFMQDRAMLTADGVFNAEACKKEIRPENSAAANPVIDACAGKRGSTAVETTTKLLKCLKEKDTKLLEKLDLF, encoded by the exons ATGCGTGAGCGCGAATCCCTTATATATACACGATTCAAAGGCCAAGAGTGCATCCAGAACAGATTTGACCACAGTCGACTGAACTTCGCGGTAACTAAAGTAAAGATGAATAAACTCGTGCTCATTGGAATTCTGTGCGTCTGTGTCGCCACG GCTCTAAAGCCGAGGGCAGATACGAAGGCGAAATGCTACGCTCAGACGGGACTTGCTGTCG ACGACGTAAAAGCCATGAAAACCTCGACCCCGAAACCTGAACAACAGAAATTGATCGTCGAATACTTGGCCTGCTTCATGCAAGACCGCGCTATG CTAACCGCCGACGGTGTTTTCAACGCTGAAGCATGCAAGAAGGAGATCCGTCCCGAGAACTCAGCCGCAGCAAATCCCGTCATCGATGCCTGCGCCGGAAAGC gTGGATCCACCGCCGTCGAGACAACCACCAAGCTCCTCAAGTGCCTCAAGGAAAAGGACACCAAA CTCCTGGAGAAATTGGACCTCTTCTAA